In one Echinicola marina genomic region, the following are encoded:
- a CDS encoding toxin-antitoxin system YwqK family antitoxin codes for MNIKFLPVLMLLLANSSILFGQEEITTYYDLEKSQIKEEYRMVDGHITGPYKLYYENGALQTSGQWKDGKREGLFVYFSPEKGDTLKVVNFKDDKREGESYSYDLDENLIQIARFAADMLEGEMNTYYPDGSIKQKTIFFANKPHGQSIQYFPSGEVMNIANYDHGVLDGVFKTFYENGQLSSLEHYEDGQLEGELVAYFPSGKLEEKAIYKSGQQNGEFISYFENGTVAQKGQYKNGKPEGKFQSFYNTGSLREEAEYKNGIPFGQQRINFPSGKKAETIAYNKDGQKISHEFFHENGAVHKIIKFSNKLPEGIVNVYDDQGNTIEIIPYKQGQWDGSYKRFDQNGQILLERNFKAGLKHGEEKEYYPNGKLKSITTFDLDWRMGPYKHYTENGLLKEEGSYWYNKKYQEWTYFDQDGAILKTEIFNKEGKLIK; via the coding sequence ATGAATATTAAATTTCTTCCGGTCCTCATGCTACTCTTAGCCAATAGCAGCATACTTTTTGGCCAAGAAGAGATTACTACTTATTATGATCTGGAAAAAAGCCAAATCAAGGAAGAGTATAGAATGGTGGATGGGCACATCACAGGTCCCTATAAACTATACTATGAAAATGGAGCCCTACAGACTTCCGGGCAATGGAAAGACGGAAAAAGAGAAGGCCTCTTTGTTTATTTTTCTCCAGAAAAAGGGGACACTCTTAAAGTGGTCAATTTCAAAGATGACAAAAGAGAAGGAGAATCCTATTCCTATGATTTGGATGAAAACCTAATCCAAATAGCGCGTTTTGCTGCTGATATGCTTGAAGGAGAAATGAATACCTATTATCCTGATGGCTCCATAAAACAAAAAACAATCTTTTTTGCCAACAAACCTCACGGTCAGAGCATCCAATACTTCCCTTCTGGAGAGGTCATGAATATTGCCAACTATGATCATGGTGTCTTGGATGGTGTTTTCAAGACTTTCTATGAAAACGGTCAGCTTTCTTCTCTTGAGCATTATGAAGACGGTCAGTTAGAAGGGGAATTAGTCGCCTATTTTCCAAGTGGCAAATTAGAAGAAAAAGCCATATATAAAAGTGGCCAGCAAAACGGTGAATTCATCAGCTATTTTGAAAATGGAACCGTGGCCCAAAAAGGCCAATACAAAAATGGCAAACCGGAAGGCAAATTCCAGTCTTTCTATAATACTGGTAGTCTCAGGGAAGAAGCTGAATATAAAAATGGCATACCTTTCGGTCAGCAACGAATCAATTTCCCTTCAGGAAAAAAAGCTGAAACCATTGCTTATAATAAAGATGGCCAAAAAATATCACATGAGTTTTTTCATGAAAACGGAGCAGTCCACAAAATCATCAAGTTCAGCAATAAACTGCCAGAGGGAATAGTAAATGTATATGATGATCAAGGGAATACCATAGAAATCATCCCCTATAAACAGGGCCAATGGGATGGCAGCTATAAGCGTTTTGACCAAAATGGACAGATATTATTAGAGCGAAATTTCAAGGCTGGTCTCAAACATGGCGAAGAAAAAGAATATTATCCTAATGGGAAACTAAAGTCCATAACCACTTTTGACCTTGATTGGCGGATGGGACCGTATAAACATTATACAGAAAATGGCCTGCTTAAAGAAGAAGGCTCCTACTGGTACAACAAAAAATACCAAGAGTGGACATACTTTGACCAGGATGGTGCTATCTTAAAGACGGAAATTTTCAATAAAGAAGGTAAATTAATCAAATAA